ACCACGGCTACGACCCGGCGATCCCGATGTAGCGGGCGCTCCGACAGACCTTCATGGAAGTCGGATCGACGGGCATCCGCGTTTGAATCGCGCGCCGCTCGTGGGCTATCATCATCCATGCCCTGCTCTCAGGGCTGAGGTCTGCCCAGCCGCGGCGCGACCGCGGCTTTACATCGCGTCGCCGCGTCTCCATTGACGTGGCAGGGCGCCTCGCGCGGCTCTGAGAGCCTCATGTCCACAGGGAGGCACGTGTTGAAGCACTACGACCCGCTGCGCCACTACGAGACCGTGATCATCTTCCGCCCCAACCTCTCCGAGAGCGAGTTGCGCGAAGAGGTCGAGACGATTCGGACGTTCATCGAGTCGTCCGGGAACACCATCGCCAAGACCGAGATGTGGGGACGCCGCCGACTGGCATATCCCATCGAAGGCTTTTCCGAGGGAACCTACGCCTTCTTCCTCTTCTCCGGCGAGCCGTCCTTCATCACGGAACTGGACCGGCGGTACCGCATCAATGAGGACATCATCCGGTTCCTCACCATCAAGTGCGAAGCGCCCGTCGAGGGAGCCCCGACCTTCACCCTGGAAGATTCCGGCGATGATCGGCGCGGTGAAGAGCGCAAGCCCAAGCACTTCAAGCGCACCCGTACCGAAGACGAAGAGCGAGAGGCAGCCGCCCGCGCTCAGCGCGACGACGCGGATGACGACGACGACTCGGACGATGATGACGACGACGACTCGGACGATGATGACGATGCCGACGATGACGATTCGGACGTTGACGGCGACGACGAATAGCCCGCCCGTCTGAGGGAAAGGGGACGCGTATGGCAGCGGAATTCAACCGCGTGATTCTTCTCGGACGGCTGACGCGAGACCCGGAACTGCGCTATCTCGATTCGGGCACGGCAGTCGCCAAGCTGGGCATCGCATCGTCGCGCTCGTACAACGACTCCCAGTCCGGCGAGCGCAAAGAGGAAGTGCTCTTCGTCAACGTCGATGTCTGGGGTCGCCTCGGCGAAACCTGCCATCGGTACCTGTCCAAGGGCAGACTGGTGTTGATCGAGGGTCGTCTCATCTACCGCCAATGGGAGACGGAGAGCGGCGACAAGCGCAGCGTCCACGAGATCAGCGCAAACTCCGTCCAGTTCCTCGACCGTGGCGACACCGCTGAGCAGGGCACGACGCAGAACGCGACTGTCAGTGACGATGACGATATCCCCTTCTGACGGACTGCCGCGAACGATGTACCGACGTGGCTCCGGACGACGTATTCCATCTCCAGTGAGCCCTGGCGCTCGCCAGGGCGACGAGGACCGAAGACATGCCTGTTGAGGTGATTCTGACCGACAACGTTCAGGGACTTGGCAGAGCGGGCGAGGTGGTGCGCGTCGCGCCTGGATTCGCGCGCAACTACCTGCTGCCGCGCGATCTCGCTGTCCACGCCACCGAGGCGAATCGCCGTCGGCTCGACGCGCAGTTGCGTGTTCGCGTCGCGCAGATGGCGCAGGAGCTCGAGGAAGCCCAAGACTCCGCGCGCCGTCTCGAAGGTATCGTCTGCATCATCGCCGCGAACGCTGGCGAAAACGGCAGGCTCTTTGGATCCGTCAACGCCGCCGACATCGCCGACAACCTGGCGACTAAGGGCATCACGATCGACCGTCGGCGCATCGAGCTCACCGAGAGCATCCGAGAGCTGGGCGTCTACCCGGTTCCCGTGCGCCTCCACCCGGAGGTCGTCGCGACGATCCAGGTCGAGGTCATCGCCAACGAGGCGTAGTCGTGGTGGGCTCGGCGCTCGGCGGGAGCGGAGGCGCGCTATCGGAGGAGTACCGTGGCGACGGACGCAATGCCTCACGACCTCGACGCCGAGCGCCACGTCCTGGGTTCGCTTCTGCTCGATCCCGACGCGATCCACGCGGTTCTGCCCGTCCTGGGCGAACTGACCACCGTCTTCTACAAGGTCGCCCATCAGGTCATCTACGATGCGATCCTGCGGCTGTCTCGCCGCAGCGACCCGATCGATCTCTACACGGTCACCAATGAACTAAAGCGCTCCGACGATCTGGAGCGAGCGGGCTCCGTCCGCTACCTCTACGAGGTGCAGGAGAGCACGCCCTCGGCGGCGAACGTCGAGTTCTACGCGACCATCGTCCGCGAGAAGTCGGTGCGTCGCGAACTCGTCGATGCCGCCGCGAAGATCGGATCGCGGGCTGTCCGCGACGACGCCACGGTCGAAGAGGTCGTGGACCAGGCGCAGCGGCTCATCTTCGATGTGAACCACGACCCGGCGCGCCGGGGCTTCGCGGACATGGACCAGATGCTCCGCGAGACGATGGACTACATCGAATCGCTCTACCAGCGGAAGGGCACGCTTCTCGGCGTTCCAACGGGTCTGCCGGAAATGGATCGGCTGCTGTCCGGGCTCAATCCGTCGGACCTGATCGTGCTGGCAGCCAGACCGTCGATGGGTAAGAGCGCGCTTGCGCACAACATCGCCGGGCACATCGCCTTCCGCGAGAGCAAGTCCGTCGCCCTCTTCACGCTGGAAATGGATCGCGAGCAAATCCTGACGCGCATGTTGGCGACCGAGGCGCGGATCGATATGCAGCGCGTCCGCACGGGGGCTCTCAACACGGATGACTGGCGGCGACTGTCGGAAGCTGCCGGGAAGATGGAGCACGGCAAGCTCTTCGTGAACGACGCGCCGGGCATCACGCTCATGGAGATCCGGGCGGAGAGCCGTCGCCTCAAGATGCGCCATCCCGACCTGTGCGTCCTCATCATCGACTACATGCAGTTGATGCAGGGCGGGGCGAAGACGGCTCAGAGCCGCGAACAGGAGATTTCCGAGTACTCGCGGTCGCTCAAGGAACTGGCGCGCGAGCTGGAGGTGAGCGTCCTGGCGCTTTCCCAGTTGAACCGCGCCGTCGAGAGCCGCCCGGACAAGCGCCCGCAGTTGGCGGACCTCCGAGAGTCAGGAGCCATCGAGCAGGACGCCGACATCGTCATGTTCCTCTACCGCGACGAGTACTACAATCCGGACGCGTCGAACGCGGGACAGGCTGAGCTCATCGTACGCAAACATCGCAACGGGCCCTTGGGAACCATCACGCTGGCGTTCCATCCTCAGTACCTGCTGTTCCGATCTTACGAGGACGTGAAGACGGACTACTCTTGAGCACTCCCATCCCAGACGGAGTCCCTGCGCCGGAAGCCGCTGCGCAGCCGAGCGGGCTCGCCCGTTTCATGGGCGAAGTCGGCGGCGGCATCGTGTACCGCCTGAACCACATCGGCTCGGCGACGCTCCTCGTGCTGTCTACGATCCGGTACACGTTCGCGCGCCCCTTCTTCGTTCACAACTTGATGACGCAGTTCGCCAACGTCGGCGTGAACTCGCTCCCCGTCGTGACGATCACGGGCGTGTTCGTCGGCATGGTGCTGGCGTTGCAGGGCTACGCGCAGCTCAAGCTCCTCGGAGCCGAAGGGATGATCGGCTCGTTTGTCAGCAGCTCGACGGTCAAGGAGCTGGGCGTCATGCTGACGGCGTTCGTCCTCTCAGGGCGCATCGGGGCGGCGATCACTGCGGAGCTCGGAACCATGAAGGTCACCGAGCAGATCGACGCCATCGAGGCGATGGGCACCAGCCCGGTGCAGTATCTCGTCGTGCCGCGCTTCCTCGCGTGCGCCGTCATGCTGCCGATCCTGACGACCTACTCGAACATCCTCGGCATCGTCGGCGGCTACCTGGTTTCGGTGACCTTCCTCAACGTCGCGGGAGGTCACAGCGGGATGAACGGCGAGTACTTCATCGCCATCGCCAGCTCGACGCGCGGCTTCGATGTGGAAGACCTGCTCTCCGGCTTTGTGAAGGCGTCGAGTTTCGGCATGGTCATAGCCACCATCGGCTGCTACATGGGATTTTCCGTGCCGCCGACCACGGGCGCGGAGGGCGTCGGCAAAGCGACGACGAACTGCGCGGTCATCTCGCTCGTTCTCATTCTCGTGTTCGACTTCCTGATCAACTTCGTGAAGCAAGAGATCTTCGGGATATGACGGCTCAGGACGCCACAACCCGCGACGGGTCCTCGTGGAGCGACGTGAAGGCGCGCATCGAGAGCGTCGAAGTCCGGTTCGGACAGAAACTCGTCCACGATCGGCTGTCGCTCGACATCCCGCGCGGCGAGACGACGGTCATCATGGGACCCAGCGGCTGCGGCAAGAGCGTGCTGCTCAAGCTGATCGTCGGTCTGATGCGCCCGGATCGCGGCAACGTCTGGGTGGACGGCGAGAACGTCCCAAGGCTCAAGCGACGAGCGCTCAATCGCCTGCGGCAGCGCATGGGCATGCTCTTCCAGTCGTCGGCGCTCTTCGATTCGATGACGGTCGAGGAGAACGTGGCGTTCATGCTCCGCCAGCACACGCGCCAGAGCCCCGCTGAGATGGCTCGCGCCGTCTCCGAAGCGCTGGAGCTCGTCGGGCTGCCCGGAACTCACGCCCTGAAGCCGGCGGAGCTCAGCGGCGGGATGCGCAAGCGCGTCGGGCTGGCGCGAGCCATCGTCATGCGCCCGGATTTGATCCTCTACGACGAGCCGACGACGGGACTGGACCCCATCACGGCGCGCGGCATCAATCGCCTGATCCGCGACCTGCACCAGCGGCTGGGAACCACCTCCATCGTCGTCACGCACGATGTCGAGAGCGCCCTCTACGTCGGCAGCCGGATCGCCATGACGGTGGACGGCAAGATCGTTCTCGAGGGCACGCCCGACGAGGTTCGCGGCTCGGACGTTCCGCTGGCTCGGCAGTTCTTCCAAGAATCCCAACTTCCTGCGAGCGCCTAGCGGAGCAGCGACCGGTTCGGCGGATTCCGGTTCGAAGGAGGCACGATGCGCTGGCAGTCGGAACTGAAGGTCGGCATCCTCGTCGTGGGAGCCATCATCATCTTGGCGATCCTGCTGACGATGGCTTCGGACTGGAACATCGCCACGCCCGGCGAGGAGGCGACCTTCCACTTCGACAATCTGAACGACCTCAAGCGCGGCGCGGCGATCCACCTGGCAGGCGTGTTCGTCGGCAAAGTGACGGACGTTCAACTACGGGAAGACGGGCTGGGAGCCGTCGTCAAGGGACGCGTGAACGCCCCGGTCGTCATCCGGGAGGGCGTCACGGCGGAGCTTTCGATGCTGGGCATGATCGGAGAAGCCTACATCGCGCTCCGCAATGGACCCCCGACCAATCCCCCATACGACTGGTCGCACCCCATCGAGGGTACGTCGCCAGCCGCCATCGCCAGTCTCATCGAGAAGGTGGATCAGGCGCTGAGCCAAGTGAGCGCGCTTGTAGCGACCGCCCAGGAGACGCTCGAAACCAGCCGCGCCGAGCTCCTATCGACCGCCGCCGCCGTCCGTGACATGACCGGGGGTACACTGAGGAATCTCGACAGCTTCGTCGCCCGGATGAACCCCATCCTGACCCGTGCGGCGAGACTCGCCGACCTCGCGGAGAAGCGTCTGCCCGCCGTGCTCGACCATGCCGACCAAGTGCTGACGCGAACCGACGGCGAGATCGACGCCATCGGCGGCGACGCCCGCGAGTTGGCGGCGGATGCGCGCGCATGGATCGGCGACACGCGACGCGACACGAACCAACTGCTCGCCGACGTCTCAAAGGGCGTCCGCGAGACGCGCGATCTCCTGAACACG
This genomic interval from Candidatus Poribacteria bacterium contains the following:
- the rpsF gene encoding 30S ribosomal protein S6; protein product: MSTGRHVLKHYDPLRHYETVIIFRPNLSESELREEVETIRTFIESSGNTIAKTEMWGRRRLAYPIEGFSEGTYAFFLFSGEPSFITELDRRYRINEDIIRFLTIKCEAPVEGAPTFTLEDSGDDRRGEERKPKHFKRTRTEDEEREAAARAQRDDADDDDDSDDDDDDDSDDDDDADDDDSDVDGDDE
- the ssb gene encoding single-stranded DNA-binding protein, which translates into the protein MAAEFNRVILLGRLTRDPELRYLDSGTAVAKLGIASSRSYNDSQSGERKEEVLFVNVDVWGRLGETCHRYLSKGRLVLIEGRLIYRQWETESGDKRSVHEISANSVQFLDRGDTAEQGTTQNATVSDDDDIPF
- a CDS encoding 50S ribosomal protein L9, translating into MPVEVILTDNVQGLGRAGEVVRVAPGFARNYLLPRDLAVHATEANRRRLDAQLRVRVAQMAQELEEAQDSARRLEGIVCIIAANAGENGRLFGSVNAADIADNLATKGITIDRRRIELTESIRELGVYPVPVRLHPEVVATIQVEVIANEA
- the dnaB gene encoding replicative DNA helicase, which gives rise to MATDAMPHDLDAERHVLGSLLLDPDAIHAVLPVLGELTTVFYKVAHQVIYDAILRLSRRSDPIDLYTVTNELKRSDDLERAGSVRYLYEVQESTPSAANVEFYATIVREKSVRRELVDAAAKIGSRAVRDDATVEEVVDQAQRLIFDVNHDPARRGFADMDQMLRETMDYIESLYQRKGTLLGVPTGLPEMDRLLSGLNPSDLIVLAARPSMGKSALAHNIAGHIAFRESKSVALFTLEMDREQILTRMLATEARIDMQRVRTGALNTDDWRRLSEAAGKMEHGKLFVNDAPGITLMEIRAESRRLKMRHPDLCVLIIDYMQLMQGGAKTAQSREQEISEYSRSLKELARELEVSVLALSQLNRAVESRPDKRPQLADLRESGAIEQDADIVMFLYRDEYYNPDASNAGQAELIVRKHRNGPLGTITLAFHPQYLLFRSYEDVKTDYS
- a CDS encoding ABC transporter permease → MSTPIPDGVPAPEAAAQPSGLARFMGEVGGGIVYRLNHIGSATLLVLSTIRYTFARPFFVHNLMTQFANVGVNSLPVVTITGVFVGMVLALQGYAQLKLLGAEGMIGSFVSSSTVKELGVMLTAFVLSGRIGAAITAELGTMKVTEQIDAIEAMGTSPVQYLVVPRFLACAVMLPILTTYSNILGIVGGYLVSVTFLNVAGGHSGMNGEYFIAIASSTRGFDVEDLLSGFVKASSFGMVIATIGCYMGFSVPPTTGAEGVGKATTNCAVISLVLILVFDFLINFVKQEIFGI
- a CDS encoding ABC transporter ATP-binding protein, encoding MTAQDATTRDGSSWSDVKARIESVEVRFGQKLVHDRLSLDIPRGETTVIMGPSGCGKSVLLKLIVGLMRPDRGNVWVDGENVPRLKRRALNRLRQRMGMLFQSSALFDSMTVEENVAFMLRQHTRQSPAEMARAVSEALELVGLPGTHALKPAELSGGMRKRVGLARAIVMRPDLILYDEPTTGLDPITARGINRLIRDLHQRLGTTSIVVTHDVESALYVGSRIAMTVDGKIVLEGTPDEVRGSDVPLARQFFQESQLPASA
- a CDS encoding MCE family protein, with protein sequence MRWQSELKVGILVVGAIIILAILLTMASDWNIATPGEEATFHFDNLNDLKRGAAIHLAGVFVGKVTDVQLREDGLGAVVKGRVNAPVVIREGVTAELSMLGMIGEAYIALRNGPPTNPPYDWSHPIEGTSPAAIASLIEKVDQALSQVSALVATAQETLETSRAELLSTAAAVRDMTGGTLRNLDSFVARMNPILTRAARLADLAEKRLPAVLDHADQVLTRTDGEIDAIGGDARELAADARAWIGDTRRDTNQLLADVSKGVRETRDLLNTLSDEAKSLRQDVSQAAQTTTQTITDEKARLNETLAKLDEGIAQATTLAARLGTIADRVEHGDGTISRLLSQEDTILPKVEDTLTETTAALRRLNALSESVERLAAPERPPLANVGFELTYRSTVEGLQSELGVQVRPDKRRELLAGVSSREGKRVYNVVVGQKVGPVVGRAGFIESKGALGADWTPHRFLTLRAEAIGITRRLFRDNETVLPRIDAKAIIKPLPQAYVVFGAENVINDDVGFMFGVRTPY